A genomic window from Chelonia mydas isolate rCheMyd1 chromosome 16, rCheMyd1.pri.v2, whole genome shotgun sequence includes:
- the LOC114019729 gene encoding protein C10-like, which translates to MEEARDNACNDMGKMLQVLLPVATQIQQDVIKASGFGNDGEGVLKFARLIQSYESQDPEIANMSGKLKAMFLPPMTLSPHWAGTGGVAAS; encoded by the coding sequence ATGGAGGAGGCCCGAGATAATGCCTGCAATGACATGGGCAAGATGCTGCAGGTCCTGCTCCCTGTGGCCACCCAGATCCAGCAGGATGTGATCAAAGCCTCTGGCTTCGGTAATGATGGAGAAGGGGTCCTGAAATTTGCCAGACTGATACAATCTTATGAGTCCCAGGATCCAGAGATTGCAAACATGTCCGGGAAGCTAAAAGCCATGTTCCTGCCTCCAATGACACTGTCCccacactgggctgggacagggggtgtgGCTGCCTCCTGA